Genomic segment of Acinetobacter sp. XH1741:
TCCCGATTAGCTTTATGGCTAGATTACTTCACGTTTCAGTGTCACGATTTTATGATTGGCTAAAACGAGGCATGAATAAAAGATTGGTTCAGCGAAATCAACAGACAATTTTGGTCAAAATAGCTCATGAGGAAACTAAACAAAGCTATGGCTATATTCGATTAACTAAGCATTTACAAGCGCAAGGTATCAAAATCAGTACGTATGCTGTACGTCAAATAAAAAAGCTCAACCAGCTGTATTGTAAGCGTCATAAGCGTTTCAAAAGAACTACGAAGAGTGATCATAATCGAGCGATCTACGCAAATTTACTAGAGCAACAGTTTTCAATGACTAAGCCCAATCTTGCATGGTCAAGCGATATTACATACATTTGGACTGCTGAAGGTTGGTTATACTTGGCAGCAGTAAAAGACCTGTACACGAAACAAGTGGTTGGCTATAGCTTAAATGAGCGTATGACCGCACAACTTGTTTGCAATGCACTGACTATGGCGATTCGTAATCAAAAACCAACGAAAGGCTTAATTATTCATTCGGACAGAGGCAGCCAATATTGCAGCCATGAATATCGAAAGATACTGGAAAAATGTGATTTTCAAGGTTCAATGAGCAAACGTGGGGACTGTTACGATAATGCACCGATTGAAAGTTTCTGGGGCATACTCAAGAATGAATTAGTGCATCATTGCAACTATAAAACCAGAGATGAAGCTAAAGCAGATATTACAAAATACATTGTGTTATTTTATAATCAGCGAAGAATTCAAAAGAGTTTGGATTTTAAAACGCCAAATCAAATAGCAGAGAACTTTTATCGGTTAGCTGCCTAGCATATCCCAAGTGAAAGTCTCCTGCTAATTCAGCACATATCAATTCATTCGGACAGAGGCAGCCAATATTGCAGCCATGAATATCGAAAGATACTGGAAAAATGTGATTTTCAAGGTTCAATGAGCAAACGTGGGGACTGTTACGATAATGCACCGATTGAAAGTTTCTGGGGCATACTCAAGAATGAATTAGTGCATCATTGCAACTATAAAACCAGAGATGAAGCTAAAGCAGATATTACAAAATACATTGTGTTATTTTATAATCAGCGAAGAATTCAAAAGAGTTTGGATTTTAAAACGCCAAATCAAATAGCAGAGAACTTTTATCGGTTAGCTGCCTAGCATATCCCAAGTGAAAGTCTCCTGCTAATTCAGCACATATCAGGTTTGAATGACGCGGACATTGACCACAGTGATGATCAGGCGACCAA
This window contains:
- a CDS encoding IS3-like element ISAba21 family transposase (programmed frameshift), whose product is MSKKQKTYTAEFKVEAIKLIEANQGNVSETARQLGISMQTLSNWNNKAKTGTLAGTKQYSPDLNALLEENKKLKQQLKTAEMEREFPKKGSSVLCERKSVRYAYMKQQRYLFPISFMARLLHVSVSRFYDWLKRGMNKRLVQRNQQTILVKIAHEETKQSYGYIRLTKHLQAQGIKISTYAVRQIKKLNQLYCKRHKRFKRTTKSDHNRAIYANLLEQQFSMTKPNLAWSSDITYIWTAEGWLYLAAVKDLYTKQVVGYSLNERMTAQLVCNALTMAIRNQKPTKGLIIHSDRGSQYCSHEYRKILEKCDFQGSMSKRGDCYDNAPIESFWGILKNELVHHCNYKTRDEAKADITKYIVLFYNQRRIQKSLDFKTPNQIAENFYRLAA